In a single window of the Vespa crabro chromosome 18, iyVesCrab1.2, whole genome shotgun sequence genome:
- the LOC124430384 gene encoding phospholipid scramblase 2-like — MNGNMELEAQERSSIPPVFRGPIVITVQPQGENNSGRRPIPISTTDWVSTPRSQLNVLSGMHFLAGVEQLEIQRIINFNGLFGLSGNRKQYRVKVPKAETIFLATESREDNEERYICRVADFTLIFLDQAGETAFVIKKNPVWKYMPGPVHKLTVSSTALIGSVEQNFSILGPSFTVYDASRKPLCNIYGPNACSCCMYKESQFQIISIDGSHQMASLMHQWNNTIHDYTLLLTFPLDLDIRLKSLLLGASFLMEHLYFENVKRT; from the exons ATGAATGGAAATATGGAATTAGAGGCGCAAGAAAGATCTAGTATACCACCGGTTTTTCGAGGACCTATTGTTATCACAGTACAACCGCAAG GTGAAAATAACTCGGGCAGAAGACCAATACCAATATCTACTACGGACTGGGTCTCAACACCCAGATCTCAATTGAATGTACTCTCGGGAATGCATTTCTTAGCAGGAGTTGAACAATTGGAAATTCAAAGGATAATCAACTTTAATGgat TATTTGGATTATCTGGaaatagaaaacaatataGAGTGAAAGTACCAAAAGCTGAAACGATCTTTTTAGCTACGGAATCTCGTGAGGACAACGAAGAAAGGTACATATGTAGAGTCGCAGATTTTACGTTAATTTTCTTAGACCAAGCTGGAGAAACGGCGTttgttattaagaaaaatcctGTATGGAAATATATGCCTGGACCAGTACAT AAACTTACGGTATCGAGTACGGCTTTAATTGGGAGTGTGGAACAAAATTTCTCTATATTGGGTCCGAGTTTTACCGTTTACGATGCTTCACGGAAACCTTTGTGCAATATATACGGACCGAATGCATGTAGTTGTTGTATGTACAAGGAATCACAATTTCAG ATTATTTCGATCGATGGTTCACATCAAATGGCGTCTTTAATGCATCAATGGAATAATACAATCCATGATTACACTTTATTACTTACTTTTCCATTAGATCTCGACATAAGATTAAAGAGTCTATTGCTCGGTGCATCTTTTCTAATG gAACACTTATACTTCGAAAATGTTAAGAGAAcgtga
- the LOC124430455 gene encoding fatty acid synthase-like, with the protein MTEEVCKRICQNLYKLEENEPLNAPILAESYYTCFPNKSYIIIGGLGGFGLELIDWLVLRNAKNIVITSRNGIKNGYQQMRITRWESYGVNIKILVGLNAATQEDCELIVKSAIDEGPVDGIFNLAVSLKDRICRNQTMKTFEKCFKGKAWATKRLDEVTRRLCQDLRHFVVFSSVSCGRGNSGQTNYGMANSIMERICEKRVEEGLPGLAIQWGAIGDVGLVADMQDNDKELVIGGTLQQRITSCLEEINRFLMQDKPIVASMIIAEKRLDDDCADNVVNAILKIMYIKGLKSIYQQTFLAELGMDSMIDIRIKQTLERKCEIYLTAEEIRCLNFGKLMEMSIKGIFKILEPKLKSPATYFLLGTNYGLKTIEKMVHLFLPVYSYVSLVTIELTRRLAANFDRRYFSDNEGIYKPIDTIVIGGIVAKQYSCDHDGDIYIC; encoded by the exons atgac AGAAGAGGTATGTAAAAGAATTTGCCAAAATCTATATAAACTGGAAGAAAATGAACCATTGAATGCACCGATCTTGGCTGAATCTTATTATACATGTTTCCCGAACaaaagttatataattattggcgGCTTGGGTGGCTTTGGTTTAGAATTAATCGATTGGTTGGTTCTTCGAAATgctaaaaatattgttattacttcgCGAAACGGCATAAAGAATGGTTATCAACAAATGAGAATCACGAGATGGGAATCATACGGCGTGAATATTAAGATTCTTGTCGGTCTCAATGCGGCTACACAAGAAGATTGTGAGCTTATAGTAAAATCAGCAATAGATGAAGGTCCCGTCGATGGTATCTTTAACCTTGCGGTTTCTTTGAAGGACCGTATTTGTCGTAACCAAACGATGAaaacttttgaaaaatgtttcaagGGAAAGGCCTGGGCAACGAAACGTTTGGACGAAGTTACTAGAAGGCTTTGTCAAGATCTTCGGCATTTCGTAGTTTTCTCTTCCGTCTCGTGCGGAAGAGGAAATTCTGGCCAAACGAATTATGGTATGGCTAATTCCATTATGGAAAGAATATGCGAAAAAAGAGTAGAAGAAGGTTTGCCTGGATTAGCTATTCAATGGGGAGCGATTGGAGACGTCGGTCTTGTCGCGGATATGCAGGATAATGATAAAGAACTTGTTATTGGCGGTACTTTACAGCAAAGAATAACATCATGTTTAGAAGAAATCAATCGATTTTTGATGCAGGATAAACCTATAGTTGCTAGTATGATAATCGCTGAAAAACGATTAGATGACGATTGTGCGGACAATGTCGTAAATGCTATCTTAAAAATTATGT atattaaaggCTTGAAGAGTATCTATCAACAAACTTTCTTGGCTGAACTTGGAATGGATTCTATGATAGATATAAGAATAAAGCAAACATTAGAGCGTAAATGTGAAATATATCTTACGGCGGAAGAAATTAGATGCTTAAACTTCGGCAAACTCATGGAaatga GTATCAAAggcattttcaaaatattagaACCGAAACTTAAGTCGCCTGCGACTTATTTCCTACTTGGGACGAATTATGGATTAAAAACTATAGAAAAAATGGTCCATTTATTTTTACCA GTATACTCATACGTATCGCTTGTAACAATTGAACTCACACGACGATTAGCAGCTAATTTTGATAGACGGTACTTCTCAGATAATGAAGGAATTTATAAACCAATAGATACAATCGTCATTGGAGGAATAGTTGCAAAACAATATTCTTGTGATCATGACGGAGATATTTATATCTGTTAA